GGGCCGGGAGCCGTACATGGCACGTTATCTCTTGCTGCGGCTCCTCGACGCCGTGCCGACCATCCTGCTGGTCCTGACCCTGGTCTTCGTCGCCATGCGCATCCTGCCGGGCGATCCCGCGCTCGCCGCGCTCGGCGATAACGCCTTGCCCGACCAGATCGCGGACTTTCGCGAGAAGATGGGCCTCAACGTGCCGCTCTGGCAGCAATATCTCAACTTCCTCGGCGGCGTCCTGACGTTCGACTTCGGACGCTCACTGATGAACAACACGCCCGTCTTGCAACTGCTCGCCTACAATCTGCCCTACACGATCGAGCTGACCGTGGTCGCGATGCTGATGGGCGTCACCGCCGGCATTCCGTTGGGCGTTCTCGCCGCGACACATCGCAACCAGGTCCAGGACACAGGCGTCCGCCTGTTCTCGTTGATCGGCTACGCGATCCCGGACTTCTACCTCGGCGCGCTTCTGCTGATCACCTTTTCGCTCAATCTCGGCCTGTTTCCGATCAATGGCGGCGGCACCGACTTCGCGAGCCGCATGTACCACATCTTCCTGCCGGCGCTGACGCTCGCTTTCGTCAAGGCGGCCTTCATCGGCCGGCTGACCCGCACGTCGCTCCTCGAGGTGCTCGGTCGCGACTATGTGCGCACGGCGCGCGCCAAGGGCGCCGCGGAGAGACGCGTCATCTACCGGCACGGATTGCGCAACGCCCTGCTGCCGCTGACGACCGGCCTCGGCCTCAGCCTGCTCGCCACCTTGTCCGGCTCGGTCGCGATCGAACTCGTCTTCAACCGGCCCGGCATCGGCAAGCTGCTGATCAGCGCGATCGCCGAGCGCGACTACGCCGTCATCCAGGGCGGGGTGATCGTCTTCGCCCTGTTCGTGGTCCTCATCAATCTGCTGATGGATCTGGTCTATATCGTGGTCGATCCGCGCGTCCGGGTGCAGTGATGACGCCCACCGCTCCTCGCCTCGAACCTCTCGCCGCGCCTGACGTCGACCGGTTCGACTTTCTCTACCGTGTCCTGTTCGGCCGTGCCGCGACCCAGCTGGCCGCTTTCGTCATCGGCGTCTTCGTCGTCGTCGCCGTTCTCGCGCCCTGGATCGCTCCATGGGATCCGCTGGCGCAAAGCTTCATTCGCATCAACCAGTCGCCGTCATGGGCTCACTGGCTGGGAACGGACCAGTTCGGCCGGGACGTGCTGTCGCGTATGATTTATGGTTCGCGCAACTCCCTCATCTTCGGCCTCCTGTCGCCGGCCCTCGCCGCGCTGATCGGAACCACGCTCGGCGTCGTCGCCGGCTATTTCGGCGGCGTCACGGACCGGGTGATCTCGCGTCTGGTCGATCTTCTCCTGGCCTTTCCCGAGCTTCTGCTCGCGATCATCATCGCCGCGGCCCTGGGCGGCGGCTTTTGGAACATCGTCGCGGTGCTGACGACGGCGTTCGTGCCGGGCTTCGCACGCGTCGCCCGTGCGCAGACCCTTGCGGTCAAGCAGGAGCCTTATGTCGAGGCTGCGGTCGCCGTCGGGGTCCGAACGCCGGTCATCATCTTCCGGCACATCGTTCCGAACATCGCCGCGCCGATCATCGTGCTCATGACGCTCTGGACGGCTTCGGCCATCCGCCTGGAGGCCTCGCTCAGCTTCCTCGGCATCGGCACGCAGCCGCCCGATCCGAGCTGGGGCAACATCATCCGCGACGGCCTGAACAACCTGTTCGGGTCGCCCTGGCCGATCATCGGCGCCGGTCTCGCGATCACCTGCGTCGTCCTCGCCTTCAACGTCTTCGGCGACGCGGTGCGCGACGTCCTCGATCCGGAGACCGCCACATGACGAGCCCGTTGCTCACCGTCGAGGACCTCGTCGTCGAGTTCGGTCCCCGGAACAAGCCGATCCGCGTCGTCGACGGTGTCAGCTTCGAGATCGGCGCCGGCAGCGCGGTCGGCATCGTCGGCGAATCGGGCTCGGGCAAATCGATCACCTCGCTGTCGATCCTCCGGCTGGTGCCCGAGCCGCCCGGCCGCATCGCGAACGGTCGTGTGCTGCTTGAGGGCGTCAACCTGCTGGAGCTTTCAAAGGATCGGATGCCTGCGATCCGCGGGCGTGACATCGCGATGATCTTCCAGGAGCCGATGAGCTCGCTCAACCCGGTCATGACCATCGGCGATCAGATCGGCGAAGCGATCATGCTGCACGAGCCCCTGTCGCGCGTCGAGCGGCGGCGACGGGTCGTCGAGATGCTGAAGCTTGTGGGCATCCCGCATCCGGAGAGCCGGCTGAACGCCTATCCTCACCAGTTCTCGGGCGGCATGCGCCAGCGCGTCATGATCGCGATGGCGGTCGCGTGCAACCCGAAGCTGCTGATCGCCGACGAACCGACCACCGCGCTGGACGTCACCATCCAGGCGCAGGTTCTGGAGTTGATGAAGAGCATCCGCAGGCGTTTGAACACCGCCGTGCTGCTCATCTCGCATGACCTCGGCATCATTGCCGAGACGTGCGAGCGGGTCATCGTGATGTATGCCGGCCGCATCGTGGAAGACGGCGATGTCCGCTCGATCTTCCGGCGACCGTCGCATCCCTACACGCAGGGCCTGCTGCAATCGATCCCTCGTCTCGACGACCAGCGTCACCGTCTCTATCAGATTCCGGGATCGGTGCCTCAAGCCGGCGAAGCCAAGACGGGCTGCGCGTTCTACGCCCGCTGCTCCCAGCGAATCGACAAATGCGCTCAGGAGACGCCGCCCTTGTTCACGTTCGACACCGGTCATCATGCGGCATGCTGGGTGACCGCGGCTGCATTGCCAGCCCATCAACGCGCGCTCGTGTCATGACCGAGCCTATTCTGGACGTGCGCAATCTCGGCAAGACGTTTTCCGGCAGCGGCTCTTGGTTGGCACCGCACGCTCCCGACGTCCGGGCGGTCGACGACGTATCCCTCACGATCGGACGCGGCGAAACGCTGGCGCTGGTCGGCGAGTCCGGCTGCGGCAAGTCCACGCTCGGCCGGCTGCTGCTCAGACTGATCGAACCCAGCTCTGGCGGCGTGTGGTACGAGGGCACGGACCTGACCAGCCTGACCCATCAGGGCATGCGCGCGATGCGCCGGCGCATGCAGATGATCTTTCAGGATCCTTATGGCTCGCTCAGTCCGAGGCGGCGGGTCGCCGACATCATCGCCGAGCCGCTCGAGGTCTTCGGTCTCGTCCGTTCACGGCGCGAGCGGCGCGACAAGGTCGCCGAACTTCTGACGCAGGTCGGCCTTCCGCCGAGCGCCATGGACCGCTACCCCCGACAGTTTTCGGGTGGGCAGCGTCAGCGCATCGGCATCGCCCGTGCTATCTCGGTCGATCCCGGATTCATCGTCGCCGACGAGCCGGTCTCGGCGCTCGACGTCTCGATCCAGGCCCAGATCATCAACCTGCTCCAGGACCTGCAGGAGCAGAAGCGCTTCTCCTACCTGTTCATCGCGCACGATCTGGCGGTGGTCCGTCATATCGCGGATCGCGTCGCCGTGATGTATCTCGGCCGGATCGTCGAGATCGGCCCGAAGGCGTCCATCTACGACCGCCCGCACCATCCCTACACGCAGGCTTTGCTTTCCGCCGTGCCGGAGCCGGATCCCGATCGGGTTGAACGGCGCATTCTTCTCAAGGGAGACGTGCCCAGCCCGACGCAAATGCCTTCGGGTTGCAGCTTCCGCAGTCGCTGCCCGCTCGCCCAGCCGGCTTGCGAGCACGAACGGCCCCTGCTTCGGGATGTCGGCGGCGGACACGAGGCGGCATGTCACTTCGCCTCGCCGCATCCCATCCGGGCGGCGGCCTGATCCCGCTCCCGGCCGAGACCCTGGAGGCGAAGAAGACGCCAAGGATCAGGCTCGCGCTCCCATGCGCCTCACACGTCGACCAGGACGTAGCTGCCCTTGGTGGTCGTCTCGAACGTCTCCGCCTGGTAGGGGCCTTCGACCAGTTCCGCGCCCTGCTTCACCTCCGTAGGAAAGCTGCGCGTGCGCACGCGGTCGGGTTCGCACCATGACCGGCCCGTGCGGATGTCGAACTCCCAGGAATGCCAGGGGCAGCGCACGACCTTGCGCTCCGGGCAGTAGTCGTACTCGCCCGGCTGCCGCGAGGTGACGGCGACCGTCAGGAGGCCCTTCGACATGTCGCCGCCCTGATGCGGGCAGCGGTTGAGCATGGCGTAGAACTCGCCGTCCACGTTGAAGACGACGAT
Above is a genomic segment from Geminicoccaceae bacterium SCSIO 64248 containing:
- a CDS encoding ABC transporter permease, with translation MARYLLLRLLDAVPTILLVLTLVFVAMRILPGDPALAALGDNALPDQIADFREKMGLNVPLWQQYLNFLGGVLTFDFGRSLMNNTPVLQLLAYNLPYTIELTVVAMLMGVTAGIPLGVLAATHRNQVQDTGVRLFSLIGYAIPDFYLGALLLITFSLNLGLFPINGGGTDFASRMYHIFLPALTLAFVKAAFIGRLTRTSLLEVLGRDYVRTARAKGAAERRVIYRHGLRNALLPLTTGLGLSLLATLSGSVAIELVFNRPGIGKLLISAIAERDYAVIQGGVIVFALFVVLINLLMDLVYIVVDPRVRVQ
- a CDS encoding ABC transporter ATP-binding protein, with protein sequence MTEPILDVRNLGKTFSGSGSWLAPHAPDVRAVDDVSLTIGRGETLALVGESGCGKSTLGRLLLRLIEPSSGGVWYEGTDLTSLTHQGMRAMRRRMQMIFQDPYGSLSPRRRVADIIAEPLEVFGLVRSRRERRDKVAELLTQVGLPPSAMDRYPRQFSGGQRQRIGIARAISVDPGFIVADEPVSALDVSIQAQIINLLQDLQEQKRFSYLFIAHDLAVVRHIADRVAVMYLGRIVEIGPKASIYDRPHHPYTQALLSAVPEPDPDRVERRILLKGDVPSPTQMPSGCSFRSRCPLAQPACEHERPLLRDVGGGHEAACHFASPHPIRAAA
- a CDS encoding ABC transporter ATP-binding protein, with translation MTSPLLTVEDLVVEFGPRNKPIRVVDGVSFEIGAGSAVGIVGESGSGKSITSLSILRLVPEPPGRIANGRVLLEGVNLLELSKDRMPAIRGRDIAMIFQEPMSSLNPVMTIGDQIGEAIMLHEPLSRVERRRRVVEMLKLVGIPHPESRLNAYPHQFSGGMRQRVMIAMAVACNPKLLIADEPTTALDVTIQAQVLELMKSIRRRLNTAVLLISHDLGIIAETCERVIVMYAGRIVEDGDVRSIFRRPSHPYTQGLLQSIPRLDDQRHRLYQIPGSVPQAGEAKTGCAFYARCSQRIDKCAQETPPLFTFDTGHHAACWVTAAALPAHQRALVS
- a CDS encoding Rieske (2Fe-2S) protein, with the translated sequence MAYHVVAAVEDIPPGTRRVVDVRGRAIVVFNVDGEFYAMLNRCPHQGGDMSKGLLTVAVTSRQPGEYDYCPERKVVRCPWHSWEFDIRTGRSWCEPDRVRTRSFPTEVKQGAELVEGPYQAETFETTTKGSYVLVDV
- a CDS encoding ABC transporter permease gives rise to the protein MTPTAPRLEPLAAPDVDRFDFLYRVLFGRAATQLAAFVIGVFVVVAVLAPWIAPWDPLAQSFIRINQSPSWAHWLGTDQFGRDVLSRMIYGSRNSLIFGLLSPALAALIGTTLGVVAGYFGGVTDRVISRLVDLLLAFPELLLAIIIAAALGGGFWNIVAVLTTAFVPGFARVARAQTLAVKQEPYVEAAVAVGVRTPVIIFRHIVPNIAAPIIVLMTLWTASAIRLEASLSFLGIGTQPPDPSWGNIIRDGLNNLFGSPWPIIGAGLAITCVVLAFNVFGDAVRDVLDPETAT